Proteins encoded in a region of the Bacteroidales bacterium WCE2004 genome:
- a CDS encoding Outer membrane protein TolC: MLTDNSLLRRCWLVLLMLAPGLRGAAQPMTLEEAIGTARLRSVPALEARASFVSDYWAWRAYQASRLPSLTLIGELGNLNRSWQQSLHPDKAEYVYVRTNNLQNGLTLQATQNVALTGGTLSLATSLYRTDELGTKKTNWNALPVRFSYTQPLFSYNEFKWDKLISPKAYEKAKRVYMETMEDVTLSAVQRYFGVMEAQKLYEVAKTNYDNTSRMLTIARERLALGSVTRDEYLQLELRMLSDSLSISENGVSLREARMQLNSLLGLDETREVVPVLEESLPAVVMDYDLVLRKTAENSSFHLANDISLLEAESAVARAKADRGISLQLNAAFGLSAVAPDLRSAYAGTMDQEVVGLSFAIPILDWGRGRGRVKKAEAAADVVRAQVEQAENDKRISLFTAVGQFNNQRQLCDVSRRASAIAQERYELVMEKFRSGKASVTDLNTARSESDSAIQKYVQDISRFWTYYYTLRKLTLYDFLTGDDLTVNYEEMTQ, translated from the coding sequence ATGCTGACTGACAATAGCCTCCTGCGCCGTTGCTGGCTGGTGCTGCTGATGCTGGCCCCGGGCCTGCGCGGAGCGGCGCAGCCGATGACGCTCGAAGAGGCCATCGGCACGGCGCGGCTGCGGTCCGTGCCCGCGCTGGAGGCCCGCGCTTCTTTCGTGTCCGACTACTGGGCCTGGCGCGCATATCAGGCAAGCCGGCTTCCTTCCCTGACCCTGATCGGGGAGCTCGGCAACCTCAACCGGAGCTGGCAGCAGAGCCTGCATCCGGACAAGGCCGAATATGTCTATGTTCGGACCAACAACCTGCAGAACGGCCTGACGCTGCAGGCCACGCAGAATGTCGCCCTCACCGGCGGCACCCTGAGCCTGGCCACCAGCCTCTATCGGACCGACGAGCTGGGCACCAAGAAGACGAACTGGAACGCCCTGCCGGTCAGATTCTCCTATACCCAGCCGCTTTTCTCCTACAATGAGTTCAAGTGGGACAAGCTCATCTCCCCGAAGGCCTACGAAAAGGCGAAGCGCGTCTATATGGAGACCATGGAGGACGTGACCCTGAGCGCCGTGCAGCGCTATTTCGGCGTGATGGAGGCCCAGAAGCTCTATGAGGTAGCCAAGACCAACTACGACAATACATCCCGGATGCTCACCATCGCCAGGGAACGCCTCGCGCTGGGGAGCGTCACGCGCGACGAATACCTGCAGCTGGAGTTGCGCATGCTCTCGGACAGCCTGTCCATCAGCGAAAACGGCGTGTCCCTGCGCGAAGCGCGGATGCAGCTCAACTCGCTGCTGGGCCTGGACGAGACCCGCGAGGTGGTGCCGGTCCTGGAGGAATCGCTCCCGGCCGTGGTCATGGACTACGACCTCGTGCTCCGGAAGACCGCCGAGAATTCCTCGTTCCATCTCGCCAATGACATCAGCCTGCTCGAGGCGGAGTCGGCCGTGGCGCGCGCGAAGGCCGACCGGGGGATTTCGCTGCAGCTCAATGCCGCATTCGGCCTGTCCGCCGTGGCGCCTGACCTGCGTTCGGCCTATGCCGGCACGATGGACCAGGAGGTGGTCGGTCTCTCTTTTGCGATTCCGATCCTGGACTGGGGCCGGGGACGGGGGCGCGTGAAGAAGGCCGAGGCCGCCGCCGACGTGGTACGGGCACAGGTGGAGCAGGCCGAGAACGACAAGCGCATCTCCTTGTTCACGGCCGTGGGGCAGTTCAACAACCAGCGCCAGCTGTGCGACGTCTCCCGCCGCGCTTCCGCCATCGCGCAGGAGCGTTATGAACTTGTCATGGAGAAGTTCCGCAGCGGGAAGGCTTCGGTCACGGACCTCAATACCGCCCGCTCGGAAAGCGACAGCGCCATCCAGAAATATGTCCAGGACATTTCCCGTTTCTGGACCTACTACTATACGCTGCGCAAGCTGACGCTCTATGATTTCCTGACCGGCGACGACCTGACGGTCAACTACGAAGAAATGACGCAATAA
- a CDS encoding Carbohydrate family 9 binding domain-like, whose translation MVLRNFVYLLGLFGLLAGCCPVRVHLSPEVPAPAADPACLTELVASDNNQVLTRSFTLQEETAVRIVGQAEGTSFELVPGFVEAYLNDCIEFFIDLGSTCRQYRFVWDSRRVTGNNADTTGVRFAQSDPSETCYVFELAFPWKTLGFDGIPKEKDVLRLDVSAIDNDGQSRKSQIAWSGVDANLFMDWSQFGDFPLAGHRTRKAPVIDGLEDEMWAGQERYPIAHTIVGTVRDGADLSGEYRLLWDESDLYVLVVITDDVKRQAAFMFDNGSLESELGEVLWQLEFDRTVHAGGALKNRRQEDTLRLPAGKYVLRLETDECHATGHWDDLAPDEPFTGIKIYALDR comes from the coding sequence ATGGTACTGAGAAACTTCGTTTATCTTCTGGGTCTTTTCGGCCTGCTGGCCGGTTGCTGTCCCGTCCGGGTGCATCTGTCTCCCGAGGTGCCGGCGCCGGCTGCGGATCCGGCCTGTCTCACGGAATTGGTTGCGTCGGACAACAACCAGGTCTTGACGCGCTCCTTTACGCTACAGGAGGAGACGGCGGTCCGGATTGTCGGGCAGGCCGAAGGGACCTCCTTTGAACTGGTCCCCGGTTTCGTCGAGGCCTATCTCAACGATTGCATCGAGTTCTTCATCGACCTGGGCAGCACCTGCCGGCAGTATCGTTTCGTCTGGGATTCCCGGCGCGTGACGGGCAACAACGCGGACACGACCGGAGTCCGTTTCGCGCAGAGCGACCCGTCGGAGACGTGCTACGTCTTCGAGCTGGCCTTCCCATGGAAGACCCTGGGCTTTGACGGCATCCCGAAGGAGAAGGACGTGCTCCGCCTGGATGTGAGCGCGATCGACAACGACGGCCAGAGCCGCAAGTCGCAGATTGCCTGGAGCGGCGTGGATGCGAATCTTTTTATGGATTGGTCTCAATTCGGCGATTTCCCGCTGGCAGGGCACCGGACGCGGAAAGCGCCGGTGATCGACGGGTTGGAAGATGAAATGTGGGCGGGACAGGAACGCTATCCGATCGCGCATACCATCGTGGGTACGGTCCGGGACGGGGCCGACCTTTCGGGCGAGTACCGTCTGCTCTGGGACGAATCGGATTTATATGTGTTGGTGGTTATAACAGATGACGTGAAACGGCAGGCAGCTTTCATGTTCGACAACGGAAGCCTTGAGAGTGAGTTGGGTGAAGTATTGTGGCAGCTGGAGTTTGACCGGACGGTCCATGCAGGCGGTGCGTTGAAGAACCGGCGGCAGGAGGACACCCTCCGGCTGCCTGCCGGGAAGTACGTGTTGCGTCTCGAGACGGATGAGTGCCACGCGACGGGCCATTGGGACGACCTCGCTCCCGACGAGCCTTTCACCGGCATCAAGATATATGCGTTGGACCGATGA
- a CDS encoding Multidrug efflux pump subunit AcrB: MLGKLLDRPVSVSMILLVFVVLGFVGIGRLPVSLIPDVDIPYVTVQVSAPDMSARELNDAVVTPLRQSLVQIAYLKDIRSEAKDGSATMTLSFEEGQDIDYFYIEVNEKIDRAMGSLPRIDRPKVFKASATDIPAFYINMTLREEGGNFLRMSEFAQDVIAKRIEQLPEVAMVDLSGGASREILVVPDLQALARLDLSVAEFEQSVKSANVHLSSLTIRDGEYHYNVKFRSFAATCEDIGNVYFKAGGRVLQVKDVASVKEQEAPRTGFARSDGRDAVVLAVIKQSEARMSDLKKGIAEQLDHFREDYPQMEFSMSRDQTELLDYSIRNLLLNILMAILLDIVVIFFFMKDFRSPLLVALTIPVSLIVSFFVFYAIGLSINIISLSGLLLGVGMMVDNTIVLTDNITARWQRGEALRSAVIEGTKEVRGAMLSSVLTTCAVFIPLIFLNGLAGQLFYDQAIAVTTVLLVSYAVTVVVLPVYYWALYKKLPAFKPNAFLSRFRFDGATRLYDRTVSWCLSHKWIAWALPLACAVLTAVCVAGMRKEKLPPITYTDAILRVDWNEQITLEENRARILTLEQAAASASQQTTALVGVQQFVLGHSDDQAMSEASLYVSCRSARELAALQERLSALLRERYPASISAWGSSGNIFEMVFAEREPELLARLRPASDEGMTVDGVKTAIRSVRAALPGVQIDDVPLKQDVLYVADPERMSIYGVSFNDLTDALRNALNGNNLFEIVQGNRSVPVVMGTDVTELSEILARTDISVRDTEGSDRKVDIPASALMRQTFDEDFKTLVSGDDGNFYPLALEIPARDVPSAMTAVRKALHADGAAFDAAFTGAWFSNRDMMRQMLLVLLVALALLFLILASQFESLLQPFIILSEVVIDIAVSLAFLWLLGVSINMMSLIGLVVITGIVINDSILKIDTINRLVRSGMAVEDSVHEAGHRRLKAILMTSLTTILAVAPFLSRGNMGADLQYPMALVVIVGMAAGTLVSLFYVPTVYAAIYRKRS; the protein is encoded by the coding sequence ATGCTCGGCAAGCTTCTGGACCGCCCCGTCTCCGTCTCGATGATCCTGCTGGTCTTCGTGGTGCTGGGATTCGTCGGCATCGGGCGGCTGCCCGTGTCGCTGATCCCGGACGTGGACATTCCTTATGTGACCGTGCAGGTGTCGGCGCCCGACATGTCGGCGCGCGAACTCAACGACGCCGTCGTCACGCCCCTGCGCCAGTCCCTCGTGCAGATCGCCTATCTCAAGGACATCCGTTCCGAGGCCAAGGACGGCAGCGCCACGATGACGCTTTCGTTCGAGGAGGGGCAGGACATCGACTATTTCTACATCGAAGTCAACGAGAAGATCGACCGGGCGATGGGGTCGCTTCCGCGCATCGACCGCCCGAAGGTCTTCAAGGCGAGCGCCACGGACATTCCGGCGTTCTATATCAATATGACGCTGCGCGAAGAGGGCGGCAACTTCCTGCGGATGAGCGAATTCGCGCAGGACGTGATCGCCAAGCGCATCGAGCAGCTCCCCGAGGTCGCGATGGTGGACCTGAGCGGCGGCGCCTCGCGCGAAATCCTCGTGGTGCCGGACCTCCAGGCGCTGGCGCGGCTGGACCTGTCGGTCGCTGAATTCGAGCAAAGCGTCAAGTCGGCCAACGTCCATCTCTCCAGCCTGACGATCCGCGACGGCGAGTACCACTACAACGTCAAGTTCCGCTCCTTTGCGGCCACGTGCGAGGATATCGGCAACGTGTATTTCAAGGCGGGCGGCCGCGTGCTCCAGGTCAAGGACGTGGCGTCCGTGAAGGAGCAGGAGGCGCCGCGGACGGGCTTCGCCCGGAGCGACGGGCGCGACGCCGTGGTGCTGGCCGTGATCAAGCAGAGCGAGGCCCGGATGTCCGACCTGAAGAAGGGCATCGCGGAGCAGCTCGACCATTTCCGTGAAGACTATCCGCAGATGGAGTTCTCGATGTCCCGCGACCAGACCGAGCTGCTGGACTACTCCATCCGCAACCTGCTGCTCAACATCCTGATGGCGATCCTGCTGGACATCGTCGTGATTTTCTTCTTCATGAAGGATTTCCGCTCCCCGCTGCTGGTGGCGCTCACGATTCCGGTGTCGCTGATTGTCTCTTTCTTCGTCTTCTATGCCATCGGCCTGTCCATCAACATCATCTCCCTGTCCGGCCTCCTGCTGGGCGTCGGCATGATGGTGGACAATACCATCGTGCTCACCGACAACATCACGGCCCGCTGGCAGCGGGGCGAGGCCCTGCGCAGCGCCGTGATCGAGGGCACCAAGGAGGTGCGCGGCGCGATGCTGAGCTCCGTGCTCACGACCTGCGCCGTGTTCATCCCGCTGATCTTCCTCAACGGCCTTGCGGGTCAGCTCTTCTATGACCAGGCCATTGCCGTGACCACGGTCCTGCTGGTCTCCTACGCCGTGACGGTCGTCGTGCTGCCGGTGTACTACTGGGCCCTCTACAAGAAACTTCCGGCTTTCAAGCCGAACGCATTCCTGTCGCGCTTCCGCTTCGACGGCGCGACGCGCCTCTATGACCGTACGGTCAGCTGGTGCCTTTCGCACAAATGGATCGCCTGGGCGCTTCCGCTCGCCTGCGCCGTCCTGACGGCCGTCTGCGTGGCCGGGATGCGCAAGGAGAAGCTGCCGCCGATCACTTATACCGACGCCATCCTGCGGGTGGACTGGAACGAGCAGATCACCCTGGAGGAGAACCGCGCGCGGATCCTCACGCTGGAGCAGGCGGCCGCATCCGCGTCGCAGCAGACCACGGCGCTGGTCGGCGTGCAGCAGTTCGTGCTGGGCCACAGCGACGACCAGGCGATGAGCGAAGCTTCCCTGTATGTCAGCTGCCGCTCGGCGCGTGAGCTGGCCGCCTTGCAGGAACGCCTTTCCGCGCTGCTGCGCGAAAGGTATCCGGCGTCCATTTCGGCCTGGGGCAGCAGCGGCAACATCTTCGAGATGGTCTTCGCGGAGCGCGAACCCGAACTGCTTGCCCGCCTGCGGCCCGCCTCCGATGAGGGCATGACTGTCGACGGCGTCAAGACGGCCATCCGTTCCGTCCGCGCGGCCTTGCCGGGCGTGCAGATCGACGATGTCCCGCTCAAGCAGGATGTCCTGTATGTGGCCGATCCCGAGCGGATGTCCATCTACGGGGTCAGCTTCAACGATCTGACGGATGCGTTGCGCAACGCGCTCAACGGCAACAACCTCTTCGAGATCGTCCAGGGCAACCGCTCCGTTCCCGTCGTGATGGGTACGGATGTCACGGAGCTCTCCGAGATCCTGGCCCGGACGGACATCAGTGTCCGGGATACCGAAGGGTCGGACAGGAAGGTGGACATTCCCGCTTCGGCGCTGATGCGGCAGACCTTCGACGAGGACTTCAAGACGCTGGTGTCGGGCGACGACGGCAACTTCTATCCGCTTGCACTGGAGATTCCGGCGCGGGACGTCCCGTCCGCGATGACGGCCGTCCGCAAGGCGCTCCACGCTGACGGCGCCGCCTTTGACGCGGCCTTCACCGGCGCCTGGTTCTCCAACCGGGACATGATGCGCCAGATGCTGCTGGTCCTGCTGGTCGCGCTGGCGCTGCTGTTCCTGATCCTTGCTTCGCAGTTCGAGTCGCTCCTGCAGCCGTTCATCATCCTCTCCGAGGTGGTGATCGACATCGCCGTGTCGCTGGCTTTCCTCTGGCTGCTGGGCGTGAGCATCAATATGATGTCGCTGATCGGCCTGGTGGTCATCACGGGTATCGTGATCAACGACTCGATCCTCAAGATCGACACGATCAACCGCCTGGTGCGTTCCGGCATGGCCGTGGAGGACTCCGTCCACGAAGCCGGCCATCGCCGCCTCAAGGCCATCCTGATGACGTCGCTGACCACCATCCTGGCGGTGGCGCCCTTCCTGTCGCGCGGCAACATGGGCGCCGACCTCCAGTACCCGATGGCGCTCGTGGTCATTGTCGGCATGGCCGCCGGCACGCTCGTGAGCCTGTTCTATGTCCCGACGGTGTATGCCGCCATCTATCGTAAACGGAGCTGA
- a CDS encoding signal peptidase I yields the protein MSRDGIKKVLSSRAADRIVKAVIWVCVAFIALVVLHYGRRVFICDRFVVRGVSMTPTFEQGQGVWVRKYLMGPRIYKRFKFEEGEPLRCFRLPGFRQLRAGDIAVFNSPEGWGSFDTVTFQMNYVYAKRCLGAPGDTVGACGSHYYSSGADPTGIPAGRESLLRAIPDSVLTGKGLEAGQFAGFHDRWTIRDFGPLAVPARGMTVRLDSAGVALYAKAICFETGFRPEWSEGQARLDGRPIDEYTFRKDWYFFVGDNVPDSRDSRYLGFVPEEFVVGIVSRKK from the coding sequence ATGAGCCGGGACGGGATCAAGAAGGTGTTGTCTTCACGGGCGGCAGACCGGATTGTCAAGGCGGTAATCTGGGTCTGTGTGGCCTTCATTGCGCTTGTCGTTTTGCATTACGGACGGCGCGTGTTCATCTGCGACCGCTTTGTGGTCCGCGGGGTCTCGATGACGCCCACCTTTGAACAGGGGCAGGGCGTGTGGGTCCGGAAGTACCTGATGGGACCGCGGATTTACAAGCGCTTCAAGTTCGAAGAGGGAGAGCCGCTGCGCTGCTTCCGGCTGCCGGGCTTCCGGCAGCTGCGGGCCGGAGACATCGCCGTCTTCAACAGCCCGGAAGGTTGGGGAAGCTTCGATACGGTCACCTTCCAGATGAATTATGTCTATGCGAAGCGCTGCCTGGGAGCACCGGGCGACACGGTCGGTGCGTGCGGCAGCCATTATTATAGCTCGGGCGCCGATCCCACGGGAATCCCCGCCGGACGGGAATCCCTGCTCCGGGCGATACCGGATTCGGTGCTGACGGGCAAGGGACTTGAAGCCGGCCAGTTCGCCGGGTTCCATGACCGATGGACGATCCGGGATTTCGGCCCGCTGGCCGTGCCGGCGCGGGGCATGACCGTCCGGCTGGACAGCGCGGGCGTCGCGCTCTATGCCAAGGCGATCTGTTTCGAGACCGGCTTCCGGCCGGAGTGGTCCGAAGGACAGGCCCGCCTGGACGGGCGACCGATTGATGAATACACCTTCCGGAAGGACTGGTATTTCTTCGTCGGGGACAACGTCCCGGATTCGCGGGACAGCCGCTATCTGGGCTTCGTGCCGGAAGAGTTTGTGGTGGGCATAGTCTCCAGAAAGAAATGA
- a CDS encoding RND family efflux transporter, MFP subunit, which translates to MTLAVLCLAACKGPQTQDPEDASKLAYSPETNEVEVITLRRTSFPMQLVANGKLSAAQRSSLYFRESGQIVDLPVQNGAPVARGAVIARLDDAEQRLALESARIDLERTRLEYLDVLAGLGWAVSDSASVPADVKDLAGIRSGYSNARNAYARAQRALEGTVLRAPFSGRVADLKLKRWDRTGSEPLCTLIADGTYDVTFSALESEYGFLARGQRVRVSPFGGERSFSGQIRQINPTVDRNGQIAVTATIPGAAGLLDGMNVKVTVDKDLPAQLVVPKSAVVIRDGLEVLFRHRNGKAEWVYVHTLNANSESFSVTANTDRGATLSEGDEIIVSGNLNLADGSTVIVKKQ; encoded by the coding sequence GTGACGCTTGCCGTCCTGTGCCTGGCGGCCTGCAAGGGCCCGCAGACGCAGGATCCGGAGGATGCGTCCAAACTTGCTTACAGTCCTGAGACGAACGAAGTGGAGGTGATTACGCTCCGGCGCACGTCTTTCCCGATGCAGCTGGTCGCGAACGGCAAGCTTTCGGCGGCGCAGCGGAGCTCCCTGTATTTCCGCGAGAGCGGCCAGATCGTCGACCTCCCGGTGCAGAACGGCGCCCCGGTGGCGCGCGGCGCGGTGATCGCGCGTCTGGACGACGCGGAGCAGCGCCTGGCGCTGGAGTCGGCCCGCATCGACCTGGAGCGCACGCGCCTGGAGTATCTCGACGTGCTGGCAGGCCTGGGCTGGGCCGTCTCGGACAGTGCGTCCGTGCCTGCCGACGTGAAGGACCTCGCCGGCATCCGCTCCGGCTACAGCAACGCGCGCAACGCCTACGCCCGTGCGCAGCGTGCGCTCGAGGGCACGGTCCTCCGCGCGCCGTTCTCCGGCAGGGTAGCTGACCTCAAGCTGAAGAGATGGGACCGGACCGGTTCCGAACCACTGTGCACCCTGATCGCGGACGGCACCTATGACGTGACGTTCTCTGCCCTCGAGTCGGAATACGGCTTCCTGGCGCGCGGACAGCGCGTGCGTGTGTCGCCTTTCGGCGGAGAGCGCAGCTTCTCCGGCCAGATCCGCCAGATCAACCCGACCGTGGACCGCAACGGCCAGATCGCCGTCACGGCCACCATCCCCGGCGCCGCCGGCCTGCTGGACGGCATGAACGTCAAGGTGACCGTCGACAAGGACCTCCCTGCGCAGCTGGTCGTCCCCAAGAGCGCCGTCGTGATCCGTGACGGGCTGGAAGTGCTCTTCCGCCATCGGAACGGCAAGGCCGAGTGGGTCTATGTCCATACCCTCAACGCCAACAGCGAATCCTTCTCCGTGACGGCCAACACCGACCGCGGCGCGACGCTGAGCGAAGGCGACGAGATCATCGTGTCGGGCAACCTCAATCTGGCCGACGGTTCCACCGTCATCGTCAAAAAGCAATAA
- a CDS encoding O-antigen ligase like membrane protein — protein MKAGKRTDNCVELLASVLLAAVFVWGIAEAGYGLTQALGWRTSRHALYAMTGHFPNPGPFGGFIACVMAVAGAWLLRYRNKPGIVARIVNILAWVALGAGLLVLPASMSRAGWLALAAALAVEALRLPRVREWIRGHRWVVPAAAVVSVALLVGAFLLKTESALGRLHIWRMECLAIADRPWTGAGPGTALWAYGEAQEAFFRENLEAVSPVVIRAAGSPEFAFNEFLGLGVEYGLPALLLALALVIATIVVLHRAESPFAAGVLAWSLFACASYPLSVPQLKALGLGLVAVAILAGCFRVRKRTVGLLPLLFALLLAGWLGKQGAFAPSDRESYKNLYSRGYALHQAARYEESTAVLELGAKLSCDPMFEVILGKNAEALGDDDRAEALYEKAHYMVPARLYPLVRQMRLQIRQGRNREALRTARRIVAMPVNDRHAGMVRLRRESMVTLDSLQTIVSVSDGREGIILR, from the coding sequence ATGAAAGCGGGCAAGAGGACAGACAACTGCGTGGAACTGCTGGCGTCGGTGCTGCTGGCAGCCGTATTCGTGTGGGGTATCGCAGAAGCGGGCTATGGCCTGACGCAGGCGCTGGGATGGCGGACGTCGCGGCATGCATTGTATGCGATGACCGGGCATTTTCCCAACCCCGGCCCGTTCGGCGGTTTTATCGCCTGCGTGATGGCGGTGGCCGGTGCGTGGTTGCTGAGATACCGGAACAAACCCGGCATTGTCGCGCGTATCGTGAATATCCTCGCCTGGGTGGCTCTGGGCGCGGGCTTGCTGGTGCTGCCCGCCTCGATGAGCCGGGCGGGCTGGCTGGCCCTGGCGGCGGCCCTGGCCGTGGAGGCCTTGCGCCTGCCGCGGGTGCGCGAATGGATCCGGGGGCACCGGTGGGTCGTGCCTGCGGCGGCCGTCGTGTCCGTCGCGCTGCTGGTCGGCGCTTTCCTGCTCAAGACGGAGTCGGCGCTGGGCCGGCTGCATATCTGGCGGATGGAATGCCTGGCCATTGCCGACCGTCCCTGGACCGGTGCCGGGCCGGGAACGGCTTTGTGGGCCTACGGCGAGGCGCAGGAAGCCTTCTTCCGGGAGAACCTGGAGGCTGTCTCGCCCGTGGTTATCCGCGCGGCGGGCAGCCCCGAATTCGCTTTCAACGAGTTCCTGGGCCTCGGGGTGGAATATGGCCTGCCTGCCCTGTTGCTGGCCCTCGCCCTGGTCATCGCGACCATCGTCGTGCTGCACCGGGCGGAAAGTCCGTTTGCCGCGGGCGTCCTTGCGTGGTCCCTGTTCGCCTGCGCCTCTTATCCGCTTTCCGTCCCGCAGCTGAAAGCGCTGGGGCTCGGGCTCGTTGCGGTCGCCATCCTTGCCGGCTGCTTCCGGGTCCGGAAGCGCACCGTCGGACTCCTTCCGCTATTGTTTGCGCTGCTGCTGGCCGGATGGCTGGGGAAGCAGGGCGCGTTCGCGCCATCCGACCGGGAAAGCTACAAGAATCTCTACTCGCGCGGCTACGCGTTGCACCAGGCGGCGCGCTACGAAGAAAGCACGGCGGTGCTGGAACTGGGAGCGAAGCTGAGCTGCGACCCGATGTTCGAGGTCATCCTGGGCAAGAACGCTGAGGCGCTCGGCGATGATGACAGGGCGGAAGCGCTCTACGAGAAGGCGCACTATATGGTGCCCGCGCGCCTGTATCCGCTGGTGCGGCAGATGCGCCTGCAGATCCGCCAGGGGCGGAACCGGGAGGCCCTGCGCACGGCGCGGCGGATCGTGGCGATGCCGGTGAACGACCGGCACGCGGGTATGGTCCGGCTGCGGAGAGAATCGATGGTGACGCTGGACTCCCTGCAGACGATCGTCAGCGTCTCAGACGGGAGAGAGGGAATAATCCTGCGCTAG